One genomic window of Medicago truncatula cultivar Jemalong A17 chromosome 1, MtrunA17r5.0-ANR, whole genome shotgun sequence includes the following:
- the LOC25484538 gene encoding testis-expressed protein 2 isoform X1, translating to MASSFYGLILLGFTFGVVAVVTVQAIAFLWIIKRLRHSHNHSSHTQVLATSSTDQLDHQQSLHFASQKQGVVWVLESGKISKEPKRKDELLEVSPIKMYGKIKDQSLILRESDNLQLHSTIELKGCTVQAVSASILSSKKWAKKFPIKVESKTSVIYKRSKILYVYLETSWEKEAWCKALYLASCDEKEKAKWFTQVHEDFHSYLTSLNSVYHCIMKPSVGLNVEVVEAIERAIKPDDPSSKVRQFLKKIAKKTSRVGVENKSTWTSLSGPEGKKSIENLYTSQDAVLRTDSKSSSKLPPLGSENLLSASSDGDVLKKFDIDEGTLCWNLLISRLFFDVKGSMQLKRSMQERIQRTLSNMRTPSYIGEVICTNINTGNVPPCIVGMRVLPMEMSEVWALEVDIEYSGGAVLEIETRLEARELQLHAGTDDSISESSNVRSVPSDLLEGFEYLGKQLNLEERENDCQEQKEEADRNNAGASKSSTSTITSSNHGSRWKSILNSVSKQVSQVPLSFAIRVASLKGTLRLHIKPPPSDQLWFGFTSMPDIDFNLESSVGDRKITSGYFTSLVVNRLKSAILENLVLPNCENVCIPWMLAEKDDWVPPNVAPFIWINQENRNETSTSINTNNQSSSGAKARSEASASTSSYGPANKQQKPKSVESTQAPTSKSSDSLVLPVNSSGAGTLKSSNSLEDLTKPLLENDKPQQTRDLKESSLQNDNQLETSENNMENNSEFLSLRGSMVVTEKQNNTFEQEDGLPKKMGRKERMFDLRKKMGEKLEEKRRHLEEKSRHIVEKMRGP from the exons atggcTTCTTCGTTTTACGGTTTGATTCTTCTTGGATTCACTTTCggtgttgttgctgttgttactGTTCAAGCTATTGCATTCTTATGGATCATCAAACGGTTACGCCATAGCCACAACCACTCTTCTCATACCCAAGTACTGGCTACTTCTTCTACTGACCAACTTGATCATCAACAATCTCTGCATTTCGCGTCTCAAAAACAG GGCGTGGTTTGGGTCCTAGAGTCAGGAAAAATTTCAAAGGAGCCAAAAAGAAAAGATGAGCTCTTGGAGGTTTCCCCTATTAAAATGTATGGAAAAATCAAGGATCAATCCCTTATTCTTAGAGAATCTGATAATTTGCAGTTGCACTCAACAATTGAGCTCAAGGGTTGTACAGTTCAAGCTGTGTCAGCTTCAatcctttcttcaaaaaaatg GGCAAAAAAGTTCCCCATCAAAGTCGAAAGCAAGACTTCGGTAATATACAAAAGAAGCAAAATTCTATATGTTTATCTTGAAACTTCGTGGGAGAAAGAAGCATGGTGTAAGGCCCTCTATCTGGCTTCATgcgatgaaaaagaaaaagccaaATGGTTCACCCAAGTTCACGAGGACTTTCATAGTTACCTGACATCTTTAAATTCTGTGTACCACTGTATTATGAAACCATCGGTAGGATTAAATGTTGAGGTTGTTGAGGCAATAGAAAGGGCTATAAAGCCTGACGACCCTTCCTCAAAAGTTCGtcagtttttgaaaaagattgcAAAAAAAACTTCCCGAGTTGGTGTGGAAAATAAATCTACATGGACTTCATTGTCAGGCCCTGAAGGAAAAAAGAGTATTGAGAACCTTTATACTAGCCAAGATGCAGTTTTGAGAACCGATTCAAAATCATCTTCAAAGTTGCCGCCTTTGGGAAGCGAGAATCTTCTCTCTGCCAGCTCCGATGGGGATGTTTTAAAGAAATTTGACATTGATGAGGGAACACTATGTTGGAACTTATTGATTTCCAGACTCTTTTTTGATGTCAAAGGCAGTATGCAATTGAAGAGATCGATGCAAGAAAGGATTCAG AGAACGCTGTCCAATATGAGGACTCCCAGTTATATTGGTGAAGTCATCTGCACTAACATCAATACCGGGAATGTACCACCTTGTATTGTAGGAATGAGGGTTCTTCCTATGGAAATGAGTGAGGTTTGGGCCTTAGAAGTTGACATTGAATATTCTGGAGGAGCAGTATTAGAGATTGAAACGAGGCTTGAAGCTCGTGAACTTCAGCTCCATGCAGGGACAGATGACTCAATCTCGGAGTCTAGTAATGTTAGATCTGTCCCATCAGATCTTCTTGAAGGTTTTGAATATTTAGGTAAGCAATTGAATCTTGAAGAAAGAGAGAATGATTGTCAAGAGCAAAAGGAAGAGGCAGACCGGAACAATG CAGGTGCATCAAAGAGCTCTACGAGTACCATCACTTCCTCAAATCATGGATCACGATGGAAATCAATATTAAATTCTGTTTCCAAACAAGTTTCACAG GTTCCTCTCTCTTTTGCAATAAGAGTGGCTTCTTTAAAAGGGACATTGCGCTTGCACATAAAACCGCCCCCCTCTGATCAACTGTGGTTTGGTTTCACATCAATGCCAGACATAGATTTCAACTTGGAGTCTTCTGTTGGAGATCGTAAGATAACTAGTGGGTATTTCACTTCATTAGTCGTCAATAGGCTAAAG AGTGCAATTTTGGAAAACTTAGTACTCCCAAATTGTGAAAACGTATGTATCCCATGGATGTTAGCAGAAAAGGATGATTGGGTTCCTCCAAATGTTGCTCCATTCATATGGATTAACCAAGAAAATAGGAATGAGACTTCCACTTCGATTAACACCAATAATCAATCTTCTAGTGGAGCAAAAGCTAGGTCGGAAGCTAGTGCAAGCACCTCAAGTTATGGTCCAgctaacaaacaacaaaaacctAAGAGTGTTGAATCTACTCAAGCACCAACTAGTAAATCATCAGATTCTTTAGTACTACCAGTAAATTCCTCTGGTGCAGGAACACTAAAGAGCAGCAACAGTTTGGAAGATCTTACAAAGCCTTTGTTAGAGAATGACAAACCACAACAAACTAGGGATTTGAAAGAATCTTCGTTGCAGAATGACAACCAACTTGAAACTAGTGAAAACAATATGGAAAATAATTCTGAGTTCCTATCACTACGTGGAAGTATGGTGGTGACGGAGAAACAGAATAATACATTTGAACAGGAAGATGGATTGCCAAAGAAAATGGGGAGAAAGGAAAGGATGTTTGatttgaggaagaagatggGGGAGAAATTGGAAGAGAAAAGGCGTCATCTTGAAGAAAAGAGCAGGCACATTGTTGAGAAGATGCGAGGACCATGA
- the LOC25484538 gene encoding testis-expressed protein 2 isoform X2, giving the protein MASSFYGLILLGFTFGVVAVVTVQAIAFLWIIKRLRHSHNHSSHTQVLATSSTDQLDHQQSLHFASQKQGVVWVLESGKISKEPKRKDELLEVSPIKMYGKIKDQSLILRESDNLQLHSTIELKGCTVQAVSASILSSKKWAKKFPIKVESKTSVIYKRSKILYVYLETSWEKEAWCKALYLASCDEKEKAKWFTQVHEDFHSYLTSLNSVYHCIMKPSVGLNVEVVEAIERAIKPDDPSSKVRQFLKKIAKKTSRVGVENKSTWTSLSGPEGKKSIENLYTSQDAVLRTDSKSSSKLPPLGSENLLSASSDGDVLKKFDIDEGTLCWNLLISRLFFDVKGSMQLKRSMQERIQRTLSNMRTPSYIGEVICTNINTGNVPPCIVGMRVLPMEMSEVWALEVDIEYSGGAVLEIETRLEARELQLHAGTDDSISESSNVRSVPSDLLEGFEYLGKQLNLEERENDCQEQKEEADRNNGASKSSTSTITSSNHGSRWKSILNSVSKQVSQVPLSFAIRVASLKGTLRLHIKPPPSDQLWFGFTSMPDIDFNLESSVGDRKITSGYFTSLVVNRLKSAILENLVLPNCENVCIPWMLAEKDDWVPPNVAPFIWINQENRNETSTSINTNNQSSSGAKARSEASASTSSYGPANKQQKPKSVESTQAPTSKSSDSLVLPVNSSGAGTLKSSNSLEDLTKPLLENDKPQQTRDLKESSLQNDNQLETSENNMENNSEFLSLRGSMVVTEKQNNTFEQEDGLPKKMGRKERMFDLRKKMGEKLEEKRRHLEEKSRHIVEKMRGP; this is encoded by the exons atggcTTCTTCGTTTTACGGTTTGATTCTTCTTGGATTCACTTTCggtgttgttgctgttgttactGTTCAAGCTATTGCATTCTTATGGATCATCAAACGGTTACGCCATAGCCACAACCACTCTTCTCATACCCAAGTACTGGCTACTTCTTCTACTGACCAACTTGATCATCAACAATCTCTGCATTTCGCGTCTCAAAAACAG GGCGTGGTTTGGGTCCTAGAGTCAGGAAAAATTTCAAAGGAGCCAAAAAGAAAAGATGAGCTCTTGGAGGTTTCCCCTATTAAAATGTATGGAAAAATCAAGGATCAATCCCTTATTCTTAGAGAATCTGATAATTTGCAGTTGCACTCAACAATTGAGCTCAAGGGTTGTACAGTTCAAGCTGTGTCAGCTTCAatcctttcttcaaaaaaatg GGCAAAAAAGTTCCCCATCAAAGTCGAAAGCAAGACTTCGGTAATATACAAAAGAAGCAAAATTCTATATGTTTATCTTGAAACTTCGTGGGAGAAAGAAGCATGGTGTAAGGCCCTCTATCTGGCTTCATgcgatgaaaaagaaaaagccaaATGGTTCACCCAAGTTCACGAGGACTTTCATAGTTACCTGACATCTTTAAATTCTGTGTACCACTGTATTATGAAACCATCGGTAGGATTAAATGTTGAGGTTGTTGAGGCAATAGAAAGGGCTATAAAGCCTGACGACCCTTCCTCAAAAGTTCGtcagtttttgaaaaagattgcAAAAAAAACTTCCCGAGTTGGTGTGGAAAATAAATCTACATGGACTTCATTGTCAGGCCCTGAAGGAAAAAAGAGTATTGAGAACCTTTATACTAGCCAAGATGCAGTTTTGAGAACCGATTCAAAATCATCTTCAAAGTTGCCGCCTTTGGGAAGCGAGAATCTTCTCTCTGCCAGCTCCGATGGGGATGTTTTAAAGAAATTTGACATTGATGAGGGAACACTATGTTGGAACTTATTGATTTCCAGACTCTTTTTTGATGTCAAAGGCAGTATGCAATTGAAGAGATCGATGCAAGAAAGGATTCAG AGAACGCTGTCCAATATGAGGACTCCCAGTTATATTGGTGAAGTCATCTGCACTAACATCAATACCGGGAATGTACCACCTTGTATTGTAGGAATGAGGGTTCTTCCTATGGAAATGAGTGAGGTTTGGGCCTTAGAAGTTGACATTGAATATTCTGGAGGAGCAGTATTAGAGATTGAAACGAGGCTTGAAGCTCGTGAACTTCAGCTCCATGCAGGGACAGATGACTCAATCTCGGAGTCTAGTAATGTTAGATCTGTCCCATCAGATCTTCTTGAAGGTTTTGAATATTTAGGTAAGCAATTGAATCTTGAAGAAAGAGAGAATGATTGTCAAGAGCAAAAGGAAGAGGCAGACCGGAACAATG GTGCATCAAAGAGCTCTACGAGTACCATCACTTCCTCAAATCATGGATCACGATGGAAATCAATATTAAATTCTGTTTCCAAACAAGTTTCACAG GTTCCTCTCTCTTTTGCAATAAGAGTGGCTTCTTTAAAAGGGACATTGCGCTTGCACATAAAACCGCCCCCCTCTGATCAACTGTGGTTTGGTTTCACATCAATGCCAGACATAGATTTCAACTTGGAGTCTTCTGTTGGAGATCGTAAGATAACTAGTGGGTATTTCACTTCATTAGTCGTCAATAGGCTAAAG AGTGCAATTTTGGAAAACTTAGTACTCCCAAATTGTGAAAACGTATGTATCCCATGGATGTTAGCAGAAAAGGATGATTGGGTTCCTCCAAATGTTGCTCCATTCATATGGATTAACCAAGAAAATAGGAATGAGACTTCCACTTCGATTAACACCAATAATCAATCTTCTAGTGGAGCAAAAGCTAGGTCGGAAGCTAGTGCAAGCACCTCAAGTTATGGTCCAgctaacaaacaacaaaaacctAAGAGTGTTGAATCTACTCAAGCACCAACTAGTAAATCATCAGATTCTTTAGTACTACCAGTAAATTCCTCTGGTGCAGGAACACTAAAGAGCAGCAACAGTTTGGAAGATCTTACAAAGCCTTTGTTAGAGAATGACAAACCACAACAAACTAGGGATTTGAAAGAATCTTCGTTGCAGAATGACAACCAACTTGAAACTAGTGAAAACAATATGGAAAATAATTCTGAGTTCCTATCACTACGTGGAAGTATGGTGGTGACGGAGAAACAGAATAATACATTTGAACAGGAAGATGGATTGCCAAAGAAAATGGGGAGAAAGGAAAGGATGTTTGatttgaggaagaagatggGGGAGAAATTGGAAGAGAAAAGGCGTCATCTTGAAGAAAAGAGCAGGCACATTGTTGAGAAGATGCGAGGACCATGA
- the LOC25484539 gene encoding alpha-galactosidase: MAKMVVLVFCILVGFMNIASIPSSTAARLLGSNNKTNVSTLEKNVKSYMLQNGLGRTPPMGWNSWNHFGCDINESLIQDTADAMVSTGLAALGYKYINLDDCWAELNRDSKGNMVPKASTFPSGIKALAHYIHRKGLKLGVYSDAGNLTCSKRMPGSLGHEIQDAKTFASWGVDYLKYDNCENNGISVRERYPPMSEALLNSGRPIFFSMCEWGWEDPATWAKSVGNSWRTTGDIEDNWKSMTSIIDANDKWASYAGPGGWNDPDMLEVGNGGMTTEEYRAHFSIWALAKAPLLVGCNIQAMDNTTYELISNSEVIAVNQDKLGVQGKKVKSNNDLEVWAGPLSKNKVAVVLWNRSSSNATVTASWSDIGLEPETIVDARDLWEHSTQSLVSGEISADLDSHACKMYVLTPKRS; encoded by the exons ATGGCAAAGATGGTGGTACTTGTATTTTGCATCCTTGTAGGGTTCATGAATATTGCAAGTATTCCATCATCTACAGCTGCTCGTTTATTAGGAAGTAACAACAAAACCAATGTGTCGACTCTAGAGAAGAATGTTAAGAGTTATATGTTGCAAAATGGACTTGGACGTACTCCTCCCATGGG ATGGAATAGCTGGAACCATTTTGGTTGTGATATCAATGAAAGTTTAATCCAAGACACAG CCGACGCAATGGTGTCAACTGGCCTTGCTGCTTTAGGgtacaaatatattaatttag atgattgTTGGGCGGAACTTAATCGAGACTCAAAG GGGAATATGGTTCCCAAGGCTTCAACGTTTCCTTCAGGAATCAAGGCTCTAGCTCATTATATTCATAGGAAAGGCTTGAAGTTGGGAGTTTATTCAGATGCCGG AAATCTAACTTGTAGTAAACGTATGCCTGGATCACTGGGACATGAAATACAAGATGCCAAAACATTTGCTTCTTGG gGAGTTGACTATTTGAAGTATGATAATTGTGAAAATAACGGAATAAGCGTTCGCGAAAG gtATCCACCAATGAGTGAAGCTTTATTAAACTCCGGAAGGCCAATCTTCTTCTCTATGTGTGAATG GGGATGGGAAGATCCTGCAACGTGGGCCAAAAGTGTGGGAAATAGTTGGAGAACCACGGGTGATATAGAAGATAATTGGAAGAG CATGACTTCTATTATAGATGCAAACGACAAATGGGCATCTTATGCTGGACCTGGAGGATGGAATG ATCCTGATATGCTTGAAGTTGGAAATGGAGGCATGACCACAGAGGAATATCGTGCCCATTTCAGCATTTGGGCATTAGCTAAG GCTCCTTTATTAGTTGGATGTAATATTCAAGCAATGGATAATACCACATATGAATTGATAAGCAACTCAGAAGTTATTGCAGTAAACCAAG ATAAACTTGGAGTTcaaggaaagaaagtgaaaagCAACAATGATTTAGAG GTATGGGCAGGTCCCCTTAGTAAAAACAAAGTAGCAGTGGTCTTATGGAATAGAAGTTCATCAAATGCAACAGTTACTGCGTCTTGGTCTGACATAGGCCTTGAACCAGAAACGATAGTTGATGCAAGAGATTTATGGGAG CACTCAACGCAATCATTGGTTTCGGGAGAAATATCTGCTGATTTAGATTCACATGCTTGTAAAATGTATGTTCTGACACCAAAAAGGAGTTAA